In one window of Pseudomonas sp. IAC-BECa141 DNA:
- a CDS encoding BON domain-containing protein, which produces MSDITLRNTILDELDFQPDIDAAHIGVSVENGIVTLSGHVKSYAQKISAERAVKAIKGVRAVAEEIQVRLDKGAGTDDDTIANRAVNIISWRSDTPAGDIKVVVQKGWVTLEGQVDWQYQKEVAESAVRKLSGVVGVDNRITLRPRVKVVDIQQSIEEALKRNAEVDAKGIRIKVDGSVVKLEGKVHFWREREIAERAAWSVPGVSKVEDQLLIA; this is translated from the coding sequence ATGAGCGACATCACCCTGCGCAATACCATTTTGGATGAGCTTGACTTTCAACCCGACATCGATGCCGCCCACATTGGCGTCAGCGTGGAAAATGGCATCGTCACACTGTCCGGCCACGTGAAAAGCTACGCTCAAAAAATCAGCGCCGAGCGCGCGGTCAAGGCGATCAAAGGAGTACGTGCCGTGGCTGAAGAAATACAGGTTCGCCTGGATAAGGGTGCAGGTACGGACGATGACACCATCGCAAACCGTGCCGTCAATATCATCTCGTGGCGTTCCGACACACCCGCCGGCGACATCAAGGTCGTCGTGCAAAAAGGCTGGGTAACCCTGGAAGGCCAGGTGGACTGGCAGTATCAGAAAGAAGTCGCTGAAAGTGCGGTGCGCAAATTGTCAGGCGTTGTCGGGGTGGATAACCGAATCACCCTGCGCCCGAGAGTGAAGGTCGTCGATATCCAACAAAGTATCGAAGAAGCCCTCAAGCGCAATGCCGAAGTTGATGCCAAGGGCATACGGATCAAGGTCGATGGCAGTGTTGTAAAACTCGAAGGCAAAGTGCATTTCTGGCGTGAGCGTGAAATCGCCGAACGAGCAGCGTGGTCGGTGCCGGGCGTCAGCAAAGTGGAAGACCAGCTATTGATAGCCTGA
- a CDS encoding GNAT family N-acetyltransferase gives MNASENSWIDILGNGRPVLIRYVTQADQVREYALVRHSAPESRHALLLRQQHAPHQTQACIALAHENGRLIEIGASRYAATGKYQCECAVTIASGWKRLGLGTLLLEYLIDAARANGVHHLYSVSTSSNAPFRELARCLGFETHDDPFDPHKVIHRLYL, from the coding sequence GTGAACGCCTCTGAAAATTCCTGGATTGATATTCTCGGCAACGGCCGCCCGGTGTTGATCAGGTATGTCACGCAAGCAGATCAAGTTCGTGAATACGCTCTGGTCCGGCATTCGGCGCCTGAATCCCGGCATGCGCTTTTACTCAGGCAGCAGCACGCCCCCCACCAGACCCAAGCCTGTATCGCGCTGGCCCACGAGAATGGCCGCTTGATCGAAATCGGCGCCAGTCGCTATGCCGCGACGGGCAAATACCAGTGCGAATGCGCCGTGACCATCGCATCTGGCTGGAAACGCCTCGGTCTGGGAACGTTATTGCTGGAGTACTTGATCGACGCTGCCCGCGCCAATGGCGTCCACCACTTGTACTCGGTCAGCACCTCCAGCAACGCGCCCTTTCGTGAGTTGGCCAGATGTCTGGGTTTTGAAACCCACGACGATCCTTTCGACCCCCATAAGGTCATTCATCGCCTGTACCTGTAA
- a CDS encoding erythromycin esterase family protein produces MNSHTHTLLDKLIGQRHFHDTSHIPAVLRQYAEPLPDLDSPAFGDLFDRYADARVVMIGEASHGTADFYRARAVITQSLIERHGFNIVAVEADWPDAGHVDQYVRGLAHTAWTRHIFSRFPTWMWRNGEVKAFAHWLHQFNHRQSPQHRVEFRGLDVYSLRNSIHEVLSYLDRIDPKLAQEARRRYGCLTPWQDDPSLYGHFVERGGVMPCEQPVIEQLSAMLADQLTGLIQNNEAFFNATQNARVVIAAEQYYRAIYRGSAASWNLRDRHMFDTLRAVLEHRGPQAKAVVWAHNSHIGNAAATEMGWKGQFNIGQLCRNAFGRDVVLIGMATDRGQVAAADDWDGEMLIKDIRPSRPDSWEHQFLKAGVAASLTDWRAPQQKELRSALSAVLLGRAIGVIYRPQTERFSHYFESMLAEQFDAMIWFEQTRPVTALPLPKNQRLEAEDETYPFGV; encoded by the coding sequence ATGAACTCTCATACGCACACATTGCTGGACAAATTAATCGGCCAGCGACACTTCCATGACACATCGCACATACCGGCAGTGTTGCGTCAATACGCCGAGCCGCTACCAGACCTGGACTCCCCCGCTTTCGGGGACCTGTTTGATCGCTACGCTGACGCGAGGGTGGTGATGATTGGCGAAGCAAGCCATGGGACCGCCGATTTCTATCGAGCCCGGGCAGTCATCACCCAAAGCCTGATCGAGCGACACGGTTTTAATATCGTCGCAGTGGAAGCCGACTGGCCGGACGCCGGCCACGTAGATCAGTATGTCCGAGGTCTGGCGCACACGGCGTGGACGCGCCACATTTTCAGCCGTTTCCCCACCTGGATGTGGCGAAACGGCGAAGTAAAAGCCTTCGCCCACTGGCTGCATCAATTCAACCATCGGCAGAGCCCTCAACATCGCGTCGAGTTTCGCGGCCTGGATGTCTACAGCTTGCGCAACTCCATCCATGAGGTACTGAGTTATCTGGATCGGATTGACCCGAAATTGGCCCAAGAAGCGCGTCGGCGCTATGGGTGTCTGACCCCATGGCAGGATGATCCTTCTTTGTACGGTCATTTCGTCGAGCGTGGCGGCGTGATGCCCTGTGAGCAACCAGTGATCGAGCAGCTCAGTGCCATGCTGGCTGACCAATTGACGGGGCTTATCCAAAACAACGAAGCATTCTTCAATGCGACGCAGAATGCCCGCGTAGTGATAGCGGCCGAGCAATATTACCGCGCGATCTATCGGGGTTCGGCAGCCTCCTGGAACCTGCGAGACCGACACATGTTCGATACGTTGCGCGCAGTACTGGAACATCGGGGGCCGCAGGCCAAGGCTGTGGTCTGGGCCCACAACTCCCATATCGGCAATGCCGCCGCCACGGAAATGGGCTGGAAGGGGCAGTTCAATATCGGCCAACTGTGCCGCAATGCCTTTGGACGTGATGTGGTCCTGATTGGTATGGCCACCGACCGTGGTCAGGTCGCAGCGGCCGATGACTGGGATGGCGAGATGTTGATCAAGGACATTCGCCCTTCTCGACCAGACAGCTGGGAACATCAATTTCTCAAGGCCGGGGTTGCAGCATCATTGACGGACTGGCGTGCTCCGCAGCAAAAGGAGCTTCGCAGTGCTCTGTCCGCGGTCTTGCTGGGACGCGCCATCGGGGTGATTTACCGTCCCCAGACTGAACGCTTCAGTCACTACTTCGAGTCGATGCTGGCGGAGCAATTCGATGCCATGATCTGGTTCGAGCAAACCAGGCCGGTCACCGCGCTGCCGCTGCCGAAAAACCAGCGACTGGAAGCAGAAGATGAAACCTATCCGTTTGGCGTGTGA
- a CDS encoding dienelactone hydrolase family protein, producing MPEAEFRCLDLPGVELSADLRLPENARALVIFVHGSGSGRLSPRNQYVADVLALRGLASLLFDLLTEPEQRLDNLSGVLRFDISLLARRLIDVIDWVGRDRELCSLLMGLFGASTGAAAAMVAAAERASVVGAVVSRGGRTDLAGPALARVKAPTLQIVGAQDPMTLALNRRSSQILRCEQRLEVVEGATHLFEEPGTLEEVARLAGDWFEQHLRTT from the coding sequence ATGCCTGAAGCTGAATTTAGATGCCTGGATCTGCCTGGCGTTGAATTGTCCGCCGATTTGCGTTTGCCGGAGAACGCGCGCGCCCTGGTCATCTTCGTACACGGCAGCGGGAGTGGTCGATTGAGCCCGCGCAATCAATACGTGGCCGATGTATTAGCCCTTCGGGGCTTGGCCTCGCTGCTGTTCGACTTGCTGACGGAACCGGAGCAGCGCCTGGATAATCTTAGCGGGGTCCTGCGCTTCGATATTTCCCTGCTGGCTAGACGGTTGATCGATGTGATCGATTGGGTCGGGCGGGACCGTGAGTTGTGTTCTTTGCTCATGGGTCTGTTCGGCGCCAGTACCGGTGCGGCGGCAGCAATGGTGGCTGCCGCCGAGCGAGCGTCGGTGGTAGGGGCAGTGGTCAGCCGGGGTGGGCGAACCGATCTGGCCGGGCCGGCCCTGGCCCGAGTGAAGGCGCCAACGTTGCAGATTGTTGGCGCACAAGACCCAATGACACTGGCCTTGAATCGCCGGAGCTCACAAATCCTGCGGTGTGAGCAACGGCTGGAAGTCGTGGAGGGTGCCACGCATCTTTTTGAAGAGCCTGGCACGCTGGAAGAAGTCGCCAGGCTCGCCGGCGACTGGTTTGAGCAGCACCTGCGGACGACGTAG
- a CDS encoding phosphoribosyltransferase, producing MIHSPSLQTTLPNRAEAGRRLVEPLLKYADRPEVIILALPRGGVPVAYEVATALRVRLDLMLVRKLGVPSHPEYAMGAIASGGVQILNEDALRAHPIDRAGFEAVVAREAQELSRREKAYRGTRPPPKVRGQVVILIDDGLATGSSMMAAIQAVKMQAPERVIVAVPVAPRETVEDLSMQVDEVVCSLIPDWMMSIGYWYLDFPQTSDEEVIDLLQRAWERKLPSVSCTEHRDA from the coding sequence GTGATCCACAGTCCCTCACTGCAAACGACCTTGCCTAACCGCGCCGAAGCCGGTCGGCGCTTGGTCGAACCCTTGCTCAAATACGCTGACAGGCCTGAGGTAATCATCCTGGCCTTGCCCCGTGGCGGTGTCCCGGTGGCCTATGAAGTCGCCACCGCCCTGCGTGTGCGGCTGGACCTGATGCTGGTACGCAAGCTCGGCGTCCCTTCGCACCCCGAATACGCCATGGGCGCCATAGCCAGTGGCGGTGTACAAATCCTCAACGAGGATGCGCTGCGGGCGCACCCGATCGATCGAGCCGGTTTCGAGGCGGTGGTCGCCCGGGAAGCGCAGGAGCTGTCGCGACGTGAAAAAGCGTATCGGGGAACCCGCCCGCCACCGAAAGTAAGGGGCCAGGTGGTCATCCTGATCGACGACGGTCTTGCCACAGGTTCTTCGATGATGGCTGCGATCCAGGCGGTAAAGATGCAGGCGCCGGAGCGCGTCATCGTTGCGGTACCGGTTGCTCCTCGGGAAACAGTCGAGGATTTATCGATGCAAGTGGACGAAGTCGTCTGTTCGCTCATTCCTGACTGGATGATGTCGATCGGCTACTGGTATCTGGATTTTCCCCAGACCTCGGACGAAGAAGTCATCGATCTCTTGCAACGCGCTTGGGAGCGAAAATTGCCGAGCGTCTCCTGCACGGAACATCGCGATGCCTGA
- a CDS encoding universal stress protein — protein sequence MSQYQRLLLIINPALRQSKALDHAAALAKASGASLHVAALIPTWKLLSLLEEGDREKAREEYLQDQRNWLEYHTGHLRSRGLEVTAEAKWADDLQQDILDYVAEMQPDLLIKQVQREPALKRGFFTPLDWRLLRHCPVPVYLPGEGDHPLPRKVVAAVDVADTLEQEDGLNERIIQQASSLAIQCQAELHLVYACDASALFLGDMGGGGLTLPDLYSQLRQGHEKSFLDLAGRYGVPADRRHFIEGHPVAVLQAFADEREMDVIVMGRVERHGMDKLLGSTTEHVLYQVTCSILAV from the coding sequence ATGAGCCAGTATCAACGATTATTGCTGATCATCAACCCGGCCCTGCGCCAGTCCAAAGCCCTGGACCATGCCGCCGCGCTGGCCAAGGCCAGTGGTGCCAGCCTGCACGTCGCCGCCTTGATCCCAACCTGGAAGCTCTTGTCGCTACTCGAAGAAGGCGATCGGGAAAAAGCACGCGAAGAGTACCTGCAAGACCAGCGCAACTGGCTCGAATACCACACCGGTCACCTGCGCAGCAGGGGGCTTGAGGTGACGGCGGAGGCGAAATGGGCCGATGACCTGCAGCAAGACATTCTCGATTATGTCGCGGAAATGCAGCCCGACCTGTTGATCAAGCAGGTGCAACGCGAGCCCGCGCTCAAGCGCGGTTTCTTTACCCCACTGGACTGGCGTCTGTTGCGTCATTGTCCGGTACCGGTGTACCTGCCTGGCGAAGGTGATCATCCTTTGCCGCGCAAGGTAGTGGCAGCGGTCGATGTGGCCGACACCCTGGAACAGGAGGACGGGCTCAATGAGCGGATCATCCAGCAGGCGTCCAGCCTGGCTATCCAGTGTCAGGCCGAGTTGCACCTGGTGTATGCCTGCGACGCATCTGCGCTGTTCCTGGGTGATATGGGCGGCGGGGGCCTGACCCTCCCGGATCTCTACAGTCAGTTGCGCCAAGGCCATGAAAAATCCTTCCTCGACCTGGCTGGTCGGTATGGCGTGCCGGCTGACCGGCGGCATTTCATCGAGGGGCATCCCGTAGCCGTGCTGCAAGCGTTCGCCGATGAGCGAGAGATGGACGTGATTGTGATGGGCAGAGTCGAGCGTCACGGCATGGACAAACTGTTGGGCAGCACCACCGAACATGTCCTGTACCAGGTGACGTGCAGCATCCTGGCCGTTTAG
- the mgtA gene encoding magnesium-translocating P-type ATPase — protein MAVWVGDWLDAAIVGCIVLISAVLSAWYENRASRAVEQLRSKIALRATVRREGHLLDVAASDVVPGDILVLTAGSLIAADGRILQALDCFIGEGLLTGETYPVEKTPGDCAPEATLAQRHNCVFMGTSVRSGSAEVLVTRYGQDSEIGHIARTLALRPPETEFERGLRHFGGLLLRVMLVITIVVFGINILLHRPPLDTLMFAIALSIGLSPELLPAILSITLAKGAQRMAGKGVIVRHLNAIENLGTIDILCTDKTGTLTRGVVVLDAAMDVEGIAAPSVLQLAVLNASLQTGMRNAMDDAITLAGKDLGTDDGVRKIDEIPYDFVRKRLSVVVSQKPPAPRLMITKGALDNVLQVCTQVRHGGQSVALDTAERALIAQRFGEWSEQGYRVLGLATRELPEQMHYGREDERDMSFRGFLLFFDPPEPGVTQTIATLDRLGVQVKIISGDNHLVVQHVGTAVGLPVERIITGAELAVMKDEALMHLAARTTLFAEVDPNQKERIIRALQKTGHVVGYMGDGINDAPALQVADIGISVDNAADVAKQAADFVLLEHDLDVLREGIEEGRHTFANTLKYISIVSSANFGNMISMALASLALPFLPLLAKQILLNNFLSDIPSMGIASDNVDREWQSTPHRWDIIQIRNFMVVFGLVSSLFDIVTFVALYLLSQMVPEVFRSGWFVESLLTQLLTIFIVRTYKPFYRSRPATLLMVSALAVGLLAIGLPYSSIAASLGLAPLPLPILASVLAISLLYTVCAEGAKRALDHKSPARTGT, from the coding sequence ATTGCCGTGTGGGTGGGGGACTGGCTGGATGCGGCAATCGTTGGTTGCATTGTGCTGATCAGCGCGGTGCTCAGTGCCTGGTACGAGAATCGTGCCAGCCGTGCGGTTGAGCAGTTGCGCAGCAAGATTGCCTTGCGAGCGACCGTGCGGCGAGAGGGCCACTTGCTGGATGTTGCCGCCAGCGATGTGGTGCCCGGGGACATTCTGGTGCTCACCGCCGGCAGCCTGATCGCTGCCGACGGTCGTATCCTGCAGGCACTCGATTGTTTCATCGGCGAGGGCCTGCTGACCGGCGAAACCTACCCGGTGGAGAAAACACCGGGGGATTGCGCCCCGGAAGCCACCCTCGCGCAGCGTCACAATTGTGTGTTCATGGGCACGTCGGTGCGCAGCGGTTCGGCCGAAGTTCTGGTGACCCGCTACGGCCAGGACAGTGAAATCGGTCATATCGCCAGAACTCTTGCGCTACGCCCTCCGGAAACGGAGTTCGAGCGAGGCCTGCGGCACTTTGGCGGCCTGCTGCTGCGCGTAATGCTGGTGATCACCATCGTCGTGTTCGGCATCAACATCCTGCTGCATCGTCCCCCCCTCGACACGCTCATGTTTGCGATTGCCCTGTCCATCGGACTGTCGCCGGAACTGTTGCCGGCGATCCTCAGTATCACCCTGGCCAAAGGTGCGCAGCGCATGGCCGGCAAGGGGGTGATCGTGCGTCACCTCAATGCCATTGAAAATCTCGGGACCATCGACATTCTGTGTACCGACAAGACTGGAACCCTGACCCGCGGGGTTGTGGTTCTGGACGCAGCGATGGATGTCGAAGGCATCGCAGCACCGAGCGTTCTGCAACTGGCAGTGCTCAACGCGAGCCTGCAGACCGGCATGCGCAACGCCATGGACGATGCCATCACCCTCGCGGGCAAAGACCTGGGGACGGACGACGGGGTGCGGAAAATCGATGAAATCCCTTATGACTTCGTGCGCAAGCGCCTGAGTGTGGTGGTCAGCCAGAAGCCGCCGGCTCCCCGCTTGATGATTACCAAGGGAGCGTTGGACAACGTGTTGCAGGTCTGTACGCAGGTGCGGCATGGGGGCCAGAGCGTGGCACTGGACACCGCTGAACGGGCATTGATCGCGCAACGCTTCGGCGAGTGGAGCGAGCAGGGCTACCGCGTCCTGGGACTTGCCACGCGTGAGCTGCCGGAGCAGATGCATTATGGCCGCGAGGATGAGCGAGACATGAGCTTTCGCGGTTTCCTGTTGTTTTTTGATCCGCCGGAACCGGGAGTCACGCAAACCATCGCCACCCTCGACAGGCTCGGAGTGCAGGTGAAAATCATCAGCGGCGACAATCACCTGGTGGTGCAGCATGTCGGCACGGCAGTCGGCCTGCCTGTGGAGCGCATCATTACCGGCGCCGAGCTGGCAGTAATGAAGGACGAGGCGCTGATGCACCTGGCGGCGCGCACGACCCTGTTCGCCGAAGTCGACCCCAATCAGAAGGAGCGCATCATCCGCGCCCTGCAGAAGACCGGTCATGTGGTGGGGTACATGGGGGACGGAATCAACGATGCCCCGGCGCTGCAAGTGGCGGACATCGGGATCTCCGTGGACAACGCTGCCGACGTGGCCAAGCAGGCCGCCGACTTTGTGTTGCTGGAGCACGACCTGGACGTGCTGCGCGAGGGTATCGAAGAGGGGCGGCACACGTTTGCCAACACATTGAAGTACATTTCCATCGTTTCCAGCGCCAACTTCGGCAACATGATCAGCATGGCCCTCGCGTCGCTGGCGCTGCCCTTTCTGCCGCTGCTCGCCAAGCAGATCCTGCTTAACAACTTCCTGTCGGACATTCCCTCCATGGGTATCGCCAGCGATAACGTTGACCGGGAATGGCAAAGTACCCCGCATCGCTGGGACATCATTCAGATCCGCAATTTCATGGTGGTCTTCGGGCTGGTGAGCTCGTTGTTCGACATCGTGACGTTCGTGGCTTTGTACCTGCTGTCGCAGATGGTGCCCGAGGTTTTTCGCAGCGGCTGGTTCGTGGAGTCGCTGCTGACTCAGCTGCTGACGATTTTCATTGTGCGTACCTACAAACCGTTCTATCGCAGTCGCCCGGCAACGCTACTGATGGTCAGTGCCCTGGCGGTCGGGCTGCTGGCGATCGGGCTGCCGTACAGCTCAATCGCCGCTTCGCTGGGATTGGCGCCTTTGCCGTTACCGATCCTGGCATCGGTGCTGGCGATCAGTCTGCTGTACACGGTGTGTGCCGAAGGCGCGAAGCGTGCGCTTGACCACAAGTCGCCTGCTCGTACAGGCACTTGA
- a CDS encoding lysylphosphatidylglycerol synthase transmembrane domain-containing protein: MSLKPPVSEIDRQPALERGRHYSRSALWLTWLLGAAMFATVVGVALHFTDVESFSRLLTQAQPQWLIVAFVLQALTYVAQGQVFRVVLKAGGQDLSLWVAGKLSVMKLFVDQALPSSGISGAFAVVASFVRLGFVRPVVLACLVLDLSGYFLAYALSVGLALPVIIVQGHGTTAVLTTCVIFVAFSLLLALVTPGLAGNARLMTHVPGQRLAIVARSLALLTGADRRLVRSRLLLLRITLLELAIILLDSATLWVLVRSLGVSAPPLGLFAGFMLASVLRSIGIVPGGLGAFEAAAVVTMHWAGIDVAVALSATLLFRGLTFWLPMLPGLWLAHREWHSSAHGHGLAANPDYWSPAVSQLFISLHSGPAGLSHAQARARRRRAPRPNQGSTQGTGQAGAGADAYAVGIDSDRRRRYCRVGGGLAGCGNRWLHCADQRGAQCLVRESCQPCG; encoded by the coding sequence ATGTCGTTAAAACCACCCGTTTCAGAGATCGACCGACAGCCAGCACTGGAACGTGGCCGGCATTACAGCCGGTCGGCCCTGTGGCTGACCTGGCTGCTGGGCGCCGCGATGTTTGCGACGGTGGTAGGGGTTGCTCTGCATTTTACCGATGTCGAATCCTTCAGCCGCTTGCTGACGCAGGCGCAGCCGCAATGGCTCATCGTTGCTTTCGTTCTGCAGGCCCTGACATACGTCGCCCAGGGCCAGGTCTTTCGCGTAGTGCTCAAGGCCGGGGGCCAGGACCTGTCCCTGTGGGTCGCGGGCAAGCTCAGCGTGATGAAGCTGTTTGTCGACCAGGCGCTGCCATCCTCCGGGATCAGCGGGGCGTTCGCTGTCGTGGCCTCGTTTGTTCGTCTGGGCTTTGTCAGGCCGGTGGTGCTGGCGTGTCTGGTACTGGACCTGTCGGGGTATTTTCTGGCCTATGCCTTGTCGGTGGGCCTGGCGTTGCCGGTCATCATTGTTCAGGGGCACGGTACCACCGCCGTGCTGACCACCTGCGTGATCTTCGTCGCATTCAGCCTGCTGCTGGCGCTTGTCACTCCGGGGCTGGCGGGCAATGCACGACTGATGACCCATGTGCCGGGCCAACGGTTGGCGATCGTTGCCAGAAGCCTTGCCTTGCTGACCGGCGCGGACCGGCGTCTGGTGCGCAGCCGCCTTCTGCTGTTGCGCATCACCTTGCTGGAACTGGCAATCATCCTTCTGGACAGTGCAACCCTGTGGGTGCTGGTGCGCTCGCTAGGTGTTTCGGCGCCGCCCTTGGGCCTGTTTGCCGGGTTCATGCTCGCCAGCGTCTTGCGCAGTATTGGCATTGTGCCGGGTGGTCTTGGGGCGTTCGAGGCGGCTGCCGTCGTCACCATGCACTGGGCCGGTATCGACGTGGCGGTGGCGCTTTCCGCAACCTTGCTGTTTCGCGGGCTGACGTTCTGGTTGCCGATGCTTCCCGGCCTTTGGCTGGCGCACCGGGAATGGCATTCCTCCGCTCACGGGCACGGCCTTGCGGCAAACCCGGATTACTGGAGTCCGGCGGTCAGTCAATTGTTCATTAGCTTGCACAGTGGGCCAGCGGGATTGAGTCACGCTCAAGCCAGGGCACGACGGCGTCGAGCCCCCCGCCCCAATCAAGGATCGACCCAAGGGACTGGGCAGGCTGGTGCTGGAGCAGATGCGTACGCCGTTGGTATTGATTCTGATCGCCGGCGCCGGTATTGCCGTGTGGGTGGGGGACTGGCTGGATGCGGCAATCGTTGGTTGCATTGTGCTGATCAGCGCGGTGCTCAGTGCCTGGTACGAGAATCGTGCCAGCCGTGCGGTTGA
- a CDS encoding universal stress protein, translating to MLKLKRILLIARPEMNRSPAFERAEALARATGALLHIVAFDYVQALAVAGLLDPNAMTQAREGYLQVHRQWLEQQAQFQRSAGLPVSTEVVWARTTPAHVLEYINDFHADLVIKDMQYVPALERAFHRPLDWVLLRDCPAHLHLVSEGANPVPAKILAAIDLSHLEELTQGLNDRILDLAKTLADATGATLQLLNVCNWSVLGDAAMSVPTPSLDRSLCEAITDTQQEAFDALAERYGIDKPRRHQLTGIPHKVIELFARQNAFDMLVLGSAYQRDVDGFVGSTVETLTNRAPCSLMIVKPTSGVD from the coding sequence ATGCTCAAACTCAAACGCATTTTGTTGATCGCTCGCCCCGAGATGAATCGTTCTCCGGCCTTCGAACGTGCCGAAGCGCTGGCCAGGGCAACCGGAGCGCTTTTGCACATCGTGGCATTCGATTATGTCCAGGCGCTGGCGGTAGCGGGCCTCTTGGACCCGAATGCCATGACCCAGGCGCGGGAGGGCTATCTGCAAGTGCACCGGCAGTGGCTGGAACAGCAAGCGCAGTTTCAGCGCAGCGCCGGACTGCCAGTCAGCACCGAAGTGGTGTGGGCCAGGACCACGCCCGCCCATGTACTCGAATACATCAATGACTTCCATGCCGATCTGGTGATCAAGGACATGCAGTATGTGCCGGCACTCGAGCGTGCCTTTCATCGGCCGCTGGACTGGGTATTGCTGCGCGACTGTCCGGCTCATCTGCACCTGGTGAGCGAAGGCGCCAATCCCGTGCCTGCGAAAATACTGGCAGCCATCGACCTTTCTCATCTGGAAGAACTGACCCAGGGCCTCAACGACCGGATTCTCGATCTCGCCAAAACCCTGGCAGACGCAACCGGCGCGACGTTGCAGCTGTTGAACGTCTGTAACTGGTCGGTGCTGGGGGACGCCGCGATGAGTGTGCCGACACCAAGTCTGGACCGCAGCTTGTGCGAGGCGATTACCGATACCCAACAAGAGGCATTCGATGCGCTCGCCGAACGCTACGGCATCGACAAGCCTCGGCGGCATCAACTGACCGGCATTCCCCACAAGGTAATCGAACTGTTCGCCCGCCAGAATGCTTTTGACATGCTGGTGCTGGGGTCGGCCTATCAACGCGATGTCGATGGTTTTGTCGGCAGTACGGTCGAAACGTTGACGAACCGGGCACCCTGCAGCCTGATGATCGTCAAGCCCACGTCCGGGGTCGACTGA
- a CDS encoding Lpp/OprI family alanine-zipper lipoprotein gives MNRRLVIVVLGLLVAATGGCGHRQTEEFDARLESAEDNAATARLRADEALLKAEQAQRAAEEAYERARRMAEKAVRK, from the coding sequence ATGAACAGGCGCTTGGTCATCGTCGTGCTCGGTTTGCTGGTGGCGGCGACTGGCGGTTGCGGTCATCGCCAGACCGAAGAATTCGACGCTCGGCTGGAGTCCGCCGAGGACAACGCCGCAACCGCCAGGCTTCGGGCCGATGAGGCGTTGCTCAAGGCAGAGCAGGCGCAGCGAGCGGCTGAAGAGGCGTACGAGCGCGCAAGACGCATGGCCGAAAAAGCGGTGCGCAAGTAA
- the fnr gene encoding fumarate/nitrate reduction transcriptional regulator Fnr, translating into MSDTKALQFRRLKSACSNCSVLELCLPIGLSGPEVERLDALIAQRFKVRKGAALYREGDPLRSLYAVRLGSFKTNLLSLDGREQVTGFQMPGEMLGLDAISTDSHTCNAFALEDSEVCPIHFSHLEKLAQQLPSLQHNLTKLLSREIVRDHDMLMLLGTMNSDERLAAFLLNLSQRLNQRGYSAKNFVLKMRREEIGSYLGLRLETICRGIAHLRDKDLVEISGRDVKVLDLEGLKQMIAGCHRPVGH; encoded by the coding sequence ATGTCCGACACCAAAGCGTTGCAATTTCGTCGCCTCAAGTCGGCCTGCTCCAACTGCAGTGTGCTGGAGCTGTGTTTGCCGATCGGCCTGTCCGGGCCGGAGGTAGAGCGGCTGGATGCACTCATCGCCCAGCGCTTCAAAGTCAGGAAAGGCGCGGCCCTTTACCGTGAAGGTGATCCGTTGCGATCCCTGTATGCCGTCCGCCTGGGTTCATTCAAGACCAACTTGCTGTCCCTCGACGGGCGTGAGCAGGTCACCGGTTTTCAAATGCCGGGAGAAATGCTCGGCCTGGACGCCATCAGCACTGACTCCCATACCTGCAACGCCTTTGCACTGGAAGACAGCGAAGTCTGCCCGATCCATTTTTCCCATCTGGAAAAACTCGCGCAGCAACTGCCCTCGCTGCAACACAACCTGACCAAGCTGCTGAGCCGGGAAATCGTGCGCGACCACGACATGCTCATGTTGCTCGGTACGATGAACTCCGACGAACGCCTGGCAGCCTTCCTTCTGAACCTCTCGCAACGCCTGAACCAGCGCGGTTACTCGGCGAAAAACTTCGTACTGAAAATGCGCCGCGAGGAAATCGGCTCGTACCTGGGTTTGCGCCTGGAAACCATTTGCCGGGGCATCGCGCACTTGCGCGACAAGGATCTGGTGGAGATCTCCGGGCGTGACGTAAAAGTCCTCGACCTGGAAGGGCTCAAGCAGATGATCGCCGGTTGCCATCGCCCTGTCGGGCATTGA